A segment of the Corylus avellana chromosome ca2, CavTom2PMs-1.0 genome:
TGTTTGAAATTCAATCATTCTGCAAGCCATCCTCTCAAAGCCcccttttctctcttcctcacACACTTTGCAATTCAATCACTCTGAAATTCGTGTTTTGCTTCTCTCTTGCTAAGCTTAACTCTTGCTCAGCTTAAGCTTAAAAATCTGTCTTGCTTAAAATTCgtccatctctctctcaatggCAATCTTTAATGGTAGTAGAGTTGCCATGATCCATATGTTCATtatgttttctctttatttctcATGTACACTTATTGTTTTTACTttgtggttttgtttttgtttttgtttttatgttttatgcgATTATTTCATACCCAATTGGTTGCTCTATATTCATCAATTTTCATTTGGCATTTTCCAATCATTAGTGATGAAGCACTAATTGTTCTCATTGCTTGTGTTTCTACAGAGTTCGGCTTTCTATAAGTCAATTCATTGGGAATAAATTATGTTCGAGTGGGTGATAATTTGCTCACACCCGAGAAGGTACTCAATTTACTTACATATCTTAATATCTCAAAAACAAGGATTTACGACACTGATTCACAAGTTTTGACCACATTCGCCAACTCCAACATTGAATTGGTAGTCACAGTTGAAAACGAGTTGTTTCCTGAGTTAATAAACCCAGTCCAAGCCCTTCAATGGGTAACCACTCACATTAGGCCATATTTTTTCGCTACTAGAATTACTGGGATAGTGGTAGGAAGTGAGATTTTTCACCCTTGAAGATAATACCCTATTGTCATATCTTGTCCCGACCATGGTAAGCATTCGTGGTGCTTTACTCCAATTAGGCTTAGACTTATACATTCAAGTCTCTACTCCTAATTCTTTAGAGATTCTCGAAGAGTCATATCCACCTTCTGCTGGAAGTTTCAAAACCAACATTTATAGCACTATGATAGAACTTTTAAAGTTATTGTTGGACATCAAATCTCCCCTTTGGATCAATGCCTTTCCAATTTTTGTGTATAAGGGTGGTCCAACTAAGATTTCTTTGGATTATGTTTTTTTTCGTCCTACAATAAGAACATAGACCCGTACAACAAGCTACAATATGATAGCATGCTGTATGCTCAAGTTGATGCAGTCATATATGCTATTGCTAGAATGGCTTTGGTGGAATAGAGGTTCAAGTTTTTGAGACTGGTTGGCCATAAAAAAGGGACCTCGATGAAATTGGTGCAACCTTAGAAAATGTTGCCACTTACAATAGGAACTTAGTGAGACGGCAATTGGAAAATGAAGGGACAACTTTGAGGCCTAATATGAGGTTTGAAGTttatttgtttgctttgttcATTGAAGATTTGAAGCGTGGGCCGGAATCAAAAAGGAATTACGGTCTTTATCAACCTAATGGAACCATGTGTTACAATGTAAGGCTCCATGCCCTATCAAGTTACAATACCTTCAACAAATCATAAGCCCCTTGGTCATGCTTCCTCTGCTATAAAGGTAAAGCCATAGGCCTATAGGCTCATTTTCTTAATCCATATTTCATTGGCttagaaaaagaatatataagaAACTGTAAAAGTGAAAAGTTTTTTCTTGTGTACTTCCattttgataaaagtttaaGCCTATATATTAATATAGGCATGCTTTGTTAGTTGTAAGTGCTATATTTTGTTAAATACTTATCTctattaattcttttatttttcctctttttaaaTGGCAATTACTGTGAAACAGGCAACAATCGTGGATTGTCAAAGCTTGGTGTACTGGATGTTTGTCCATTCACTAGTGTTCCAAGTTTTAATGAGAAGACCATATTAAGCCAATGAGAGTTCATTTAAATTTGAAGTGTTGTGTAAATATGCATACTGGTGTGCTCGCCTGGTCTAGGGCTTGCTGGATGGATGGATGGCCATGGTTCCGATtcaaaaatgtaatttcaaatTGTGGAAGTGTTTGATAATGATATCAGTTGTCTTTCCATAATTTCTTAATTAGTTACAGCAGTTCACTGCCACATTTCCATGCATCGTTCATTATGATACCAAAgcatactaattaattaattacatctaAACAATGTCTGTTTCAGTTAAGTGATCTAGCCGATTGAATCTACTTCATACAATTGAAAAACTAGAGAGCTAATATCaacttatattttcttttcactttcaaATTCGTGACATACATGTTTTCTTCGtaatattcattttataaaaaagaaacatttctACAAAAGTGAAAGAGAACCATTTCAAAAGGAAATTGTTTTTGGTTACCTCaataacatgccacatttttaacaggtagcatttttcaagcattttgaTTCTTAAAAATAGcttaaattacgtaatttgataatctacaattttttgtaAGGGATCCTGATCAtcatctacaattttaaagaaatggaTGATTCTCAAATTTCGtaattttgagttgtttttagGTATTGAAAGTTTGACACgcatgaaaaatatcaattattaaaaatgtaatatatgttaaagaaataatagattctcaaatttcacaatttcaagtttttttagGCATTGAAACActagaaaaatatcaattattaaaaatgtaagaTATGTTCTAgttgagaattgagtatattttcataagATTCTTACCCTCTATATTGGTCATTGACAAttttgcacatatatatatatatgaagaccAACATTTGGTCTTGGAGCgacctgtatatatatataatacattcTTTGCAGCAATTATTTCTTGATAGTTTGGGATTGGCCTAGCTTTGGACCATCTCCACATTGATATGGGATGGACTACATATATACCCTAACAAACTCTTATAACAACATCATTTGTTGTGCATCAAAACCACCTACATGTGGTACaaatccatttaaaataataaaatattttaattttttgttttaaataatataaaggggaaaaaaaaaacacacacacacacacactttagCTCCCTAAACTATTACCCAGTTTGCATTTACacctccaaattttaaaaagtgacattaaGGCCTCTTATACCACCACCATGTATCAAATTAGCCCCCTCTTAATTTCATTCTTTCaaatggttctttttttttaataaattcaatggaattttgggaaaaaaaaaaaacgtaaaagtGCCTAATTAGACACACAATAGTAGTATCTGGAGCCTCAATCTATGTCATGTTAAAATTTGGAGGCACAATTGTAAAATAGGTGATAATTCAAgactaaagtatatttttcccacaaaaaaaataaaaatcaggtgTAGAATTTGAATtggaaaccaaaaaaattgaaatgaaatttaaaaaggCCAACACTTAGTGGGAGGAGGCTGAGAAGTCTATCAGCAAGGCCCACTGATCAGGTGTTCTCTCTTGGAGGACCACTAATGTTGCACTCTTAGATCCACATGGAAAGGCTTTACTATTCATAAGAACATGTAAATGAGTTAAGAAAGCCATAACTACAagtgaagaaaataaagagcAATTTTTTGAATTAGAAATTAGTTGGCTAAAAATACTCATACTCTCTTAATGAATGAGTGATCTTGATAAAGATGAGAAACAATGAAAGACACCAGTTTCATAATTTTTATAGAATTACCAGTTTGCTCTTTATTACAAATTTGATAAATCAaggatatatataattaacacaTAAAAGCATGTAAATAAACATAGAAATAAGGGATTTGGAGGAATATAATTCTCCAAGGCTATACTCTTAGTAGTACTCCTAGGAGGTCAATGCCCATGACAAAGAGGAGAAATTTTCAGAGGACCACAAATGTTCAGACCAAATCCCACATATCCCACCTCTGCATCGAAGGAAGTATAGATTCCAACTAGTTGAGTGTTCCCAATAACAGATGTAGTATCATTGGTAGGGACAAATGCAAAACAGAAAATGCCCTCACTAGCAAAATATTCTTGCTCAACTAGAATGTTCCACATTAGCAATGTTAGAATTGGTTCAGCTAAGAAGAAGAATGATACATTTGGAACCTCAAGCGACTCTAAGCTGGATAGGTTGTAGCACGAGTCAAGCATGGAGGTCACAGGAGCCTGAGGAAGAATTACGATTTTTGCAAGGTAGGCATTACGAAAAGCCTCGTAAACAAGCCTCGGTAGGCGAGTGTATGCTGTACACAAATCTATGATTGCACCTCTTTTGAAGCTGTTTTGGGGAATGGGTAGCTGCATGTCTCCAATCCCAAGGCCCGAGAGCCCAACAAAGTAATAAGTCTCTATTTTTGGGGTGCAAAACAAGGGAATCCATGTGGTTCCCATAGGTAACACAGCATCTAGAAGGCTGAAATTCAACCAACCAAGTGACCGTCCATGCATATTGGGCAATCAATAACTGAAGATGCTTGCCATCCATGTACCCGAAGCTGAGTAGCCAGTGAAAGTGGCCCTCCTCCAAGGCCCACCAAGCCGTGAGCTTCAGGCATGAAGCCAAAGTTTGAGTGCCCACAACCAGTAAACACATTTAGGACAGTGGTGCTTCCAAACATGAGCATTTCGAGAACAAGCGAGCCATTGGTGAAAGAGCCATCCAAGTAGTCCACCTCAAACTAACACTAACTCTTGATGCAATCGTCTCGCCAGAGTTGATTACATGTAGTGGAGTCATAAGGCACCACCGAAATGGAAGTGGAATTGAGTGGGTCGAATACGCCTGGCATTTGGTAACAATTATAGGGTTTACATTGAAACCACGTAACGTCACTCCCCATGTCTATAGTCATAAGCTGGTTGACAGGAGGGGTACCCACTCCTATCGGTAT
Coding sequences within it:
- the LOC132169674 gene encoding protein ASPARTIC PROTEASE IN GUARD CELL 2-like, coding for MLMFGSTTVLNVFTGCGHSNFGFMPEAHGLVGLGGGPLSLATQLRVHGCLLDAVLPMGTTWIPLFCTPKIETYYFVGLSGLGIGDMQLPIPQNSFKRGAIIDLCTAYTRLPRLVYEAFRNAYLAKIVILPQAPVTSMLDSCYNLSSLESLEVPNVSFFFLAEPILTLLMWNILVEQEYFASEGIFCFAFVPTNDTTSVIGNTQLVGIYTSFDAEVGYVGFGLNICGPLKISPLCHGH